GTTAAGTAGTTATATGAAAGGGTGAATGGAAAAAGTGAATGAAGTTAATCACGAAGTATATAAACCTGTAAAGACAAACAGGTTATGGATGATTCTTGTATTAGGGACACTTACGGCAATTGGGCCATTATCTATTGATATGTATTTGCCTTCTTTACCAAAGTTAACGGATGATTTACAAACGGGTGCATCCCTTGCACAGCTTACATTAACTGCTTGTCTGCTTGGGCTTTCAGTGGGACAGTTATTTGTTGGTTCAATTAGTGATATTTACGGAAGACGCAAACCTCTTATTATCGCTCTTATTATTTATGTTGCTTCTTCTTTACTTTGTGCTGTTGCACCATCTATTTGGAGTTTAGTACTTTTACGTTTCTTACAAGGTGCTTCAGGATCTGCTGGTATCGTTATATCACGTGCAATGGTACGTGATATGTATTCGGGTTCTGAAATGACGAAGTTTTTCTCACTGCTTATGCTAGTAAACGGAGCAGCACCTATTTTGGCACCGATTATTGGAGGACAATTATTACAGTTCACATCATGGCGCGGCGTTTTTATCGTTCTTGGAGCAATTAGTGTATTCATGCTAATATCATCTACTTTCGTATTACGTGAAACATTACCTCCTGAAGAAAGAGAGACAGGTGGTTTGTCGGGAACGCTGGCGACATACGGAAAGCTTCTGAAAGATCGTTTATTTATGGGTTATGCATTGTCGCAAGGATTAGTAACAGCTGCAATGTTTGCTTATATTTCTGGTTCACCGTTCGTGTTGCAAAATATATACGGGGCATCACCACAACAGTTTAGTTTGTTCTTTGCAATTAACGGTATCGGTATTATTATTGCTAGCCAAGTTACTGGCCGCTTAGCAGGGAAAGTGAATGAGAAGACATTATTTGTTTCCGGTATTGTTATTGCGGCTGTTGGCGGTCTATCGTTACTACTTACAATCGCACTTGGAATAGGTCTAATCGGTGTTTTATGCTC
This Bacillus mycoides DNA region includes the following protein-coding sequences:
- a CDS encoding multidrug effflux MFS transporter, with the translated sequence MEKVNEVNHEVYKPVKTNRLWMILVLGTLTAIGPLSIDMYLPSLPKLTDDLQTGASLAQLTLTACLLGLSVGQLFVGSISDIYGRRKPLIIALIIYVASSLLCAVAPSIWSLVLLRFLQGASGSAGIVISRAMVRDMYSGSEMTKFFSLLMLVNGAAPILAPIIGGQLLQFTSWRGVFIVLGAISVFMLISSTFVLRETLPPEERETGGLSGTLATYGKLLKDRLFMGYALSQGLVTAAMFAYISGSPFVLQNIYGASPQQFSLFFAINGIGIIIASQVTGRLAGKVNEKTLFVSGIVIAAVGGLSLLLTIALGIGLIGVLCSLFLVVSSVGVVSTTGFSLAMRNQKQAAGTASALLGLLQFISGALVAPLVGIGGSNTALPMGVVIALCEIGAVLCYLFMAKRSEQQFELQQKQNLEA